The following proteins are encoded in a genomic region of Bacillus sp. FJAT-22090:
- a CDS encoding MBL fold metallo-hydrolase — translation MMKAKKISDHIWSLKTWMIIPIHVWVVVEEDGVTLVDAGMPIMAKGIMKFINQLNAGPLRRILLTHGHSDHVGAVKSILKNNDVPVYAHQIEIPYMEGEIVYPKRKKLESNLAKKLSQPLLEDKTGNMQPIGGLTPIFTPGHSPGHVVYYHEKDQILLGGDLFTSKKGKLQPPMPMFTADMDQAVKSASVISKLKPKLLEVCHGNAVERPADQLENYIRSMEIKLGGGLS, via the coding sequence ATGATGAAAGCAAAAAAGATATCGGACCATATTTGGAGTTTAAAAACATGGATGATTATTCCGATTCACGTATGGGTTGTTGTTGAAGAGGACGGGGTTACATTGGTGGATGCTGGAATGCCTATCATGGCAAAAGGAATTATGAAATTTATTAACCAATTGAATGCTGGTCCTTTGCGAAGAATTCTATTAACGCATGGGCATTCTGATCATGTTGGAGCTGTGAAATCGATTTTAAAAAACAACGATGTGCCTGTATACGCACATCAAATAGAAATTCCTTATATGGAAGGGGAAATTGTCTATCCTAAAAGAAAGAAACTAGAGTCAAACTTAGCGAAAAAATTAAGTCAGCCACTCCTAGAGGATAAGACTGGCAACATGCAACCGATTGGTGGACTTACCCCTATTTTTACGCCAGGGCATTCACCAGGTCATGTCGTTTATTACCACGAAAAGGATCAAATATTGTTGGGAGGGGATCTTTTCACTTCAAAGAAAGGTAAGCTTCAACCGCCAATGCCGATGTTCACAGCAGATATGGATCAAGCAGTAAAAAGCGCATCCGTCATAAGTAAGTTAAAACCAAAGCTGTTAGAGGTGTGCCATGGCAATGCGGTGGAACGTCCGGCAGATCAGTTAGAGAACTATATTAGAAGTATGGAGATAAAACTTGGCGGTGGGTTATCATGA
- a CDS encoding ABC transporter permease has product MEKFIDFLANNFEAFFDFIFVISSSMIKGLEGGLLAIPWWIFILIVFFLGWYFTSLYGGILFSIFIFLIGTFDLWPETMTTVAIVLISVILSLVIGIPLGIGMAFSKAMSTIMRPILDAMQTMPSFVYLIPVIFFFPLGNVPAVIATIIYALPPVIRLTELGLRNVDQEVVESAQSFGSSRMQMLMKVELPQALPTIMAGVNQTTMMALAMAVVGSMVGAQGLGERVLYAINRIDIALGFEAGISIVFLAIIIDRITGGIAKRLQKHRREAA; this is encoded by the coding sequence AAGCGTTTTTTGATTTTATATTTGTAATTTCCTCGTCCATGATTAAGGGACTTGAGGGAGGACTTCTTGCCATACCGTGGTGGATCTTTATATTAATTGTTTTCTTCTTAGGTTGGTATTTTACTTCTTTGTACGGTGGAATCCTATTTTCGATTTTTATTTTTTTAATTGGAACCTTTGATTTGTGGCCAGAAACTATGACTACGGTTGCAATTGTGTTAATTTCCGTAATACTTTCACTGGTCATCGGTATACCACTTGGAATTGGAATGGCATTTAGCAAGGCAATGTCAACCATCATGCGTCCGATATTAGATGCCATGCAAACAATGCCGAGTTTTGTTTATTTGATTCCTGTCATTTTCTTCTTTCCACTAGGAAATGTACCTGCAGTAATTGCAACGATTATCTACGCATTACCCCCTGTCATCCGTTTAACGGAACTAGGACTTCGAAATGTTGACCAAGAAGTAGTGGAATCTGCACAATCTTTTGGATCATCTAGAATGCAAATGTTAATGAAAGTAGAATTACCACAGGCTTTGCCAACTATAATGGCTGGAGTTAACCAAACTACCATGATGGCGCTTGCTATGGCTGTTGTAGGGTCTATGGTTGGTGCACAGGGACTTGGAGAAAGAGTTTTATATGCGATTAACCGAATTGATATTGCGTTAGGTTTTGAAGCTGGGATCAGTATAGTTTTCTTAGCTATTATTATTGACCGTATCACAGGTGGAATTGCTAAGCGCCTTCAGAAACATAGGAGGGAAGCAGCATGA
- a CDS encoding putative bifunctional diguanylate cyclase/phosphodiesterase: MLYYDNFLELFYFSNQYPAFITIKWNITVIGLIITMLIVPILIYNLFNSAVRHRSNYFDALTKLPNRRFFEKKIKKTDVPQCLAIWHMHNFEHVNRERDYQFGDKVINQLSILLKTFETPEIVLYRLDGHRFAFHSNHLDGVNHLHRIMEKVAESLQKPFVIEGYEIYLPAVCAISKAYDLDETINMYTNALAVLNFPSIEFNYEIIHYDSAIHTYVFELEIEEDVIQAIKNEELFIVYQPKVNGITNAVVGVETLLRWNHPTHGFLSPAIFIPILERNNRIVHVTDWIIERVCQQIADWKRDGITFKQVAINIPGQYVTSPLLLDVLKSTLRKYRVEPHEIELEITETSFVENIENAIQAVSTFRKEGFSVALDDFGTGVSSLSYLKKMPISTLKIDKSFIDGIPESKKDSSIMQAIIDLGHSLNLAIIFEGVETEEQVKFLTTTCEKPIIQGYYFARPMKADELVQWHKEFCPSLNKSVRY, encoded by the coding sequence GTGCTTTATTATGATAATTTTTTAGAACTATTTTACTTCTCTAATCAATATCCAGCATTCATAACAATAAAATGGAATATAACAGTTATAGGTCTAATAATAACAATGCTTATTGTTCCTATTCTAATCTATAACTTGTTTAACAGTGCTGTTAGACATCGTTCTAACTATTTTGATGCATTAACGAAGTTGCCTAATAGACGCTTTTTCGAGAAAAAGATTAAAAAAACCGATGTCCCGCAGTGCTTAGCTATTTGGCATATGCATAATTTTGAACATGTAAATAGAGAACGGGATTACCAATTTGGTGACAAGGTAATTAATCAATTGTCAATACTACTAAAAACGTTTGAAACACCTGAGATAGTACTTTATCGACTTGATGGTCATCGCTTTGCATTTCATTCCAATCATTTAGATGGGGTAAACCACCTACATAGAATAATGGAAAAGGTAGCAGAAAGTTTACAAAAACCATTTGTAATAGAAGGATATGAAATTTATCTTCCAGCAGTATGTGCTATTTCTAAAGCATATGACCTAGATGAAACGATTAATATGTACACAAATGCTCTTGCTGTCTTAAATTTTCCATCTATTGAATTTAACTATGAGATCATTCATTATGATTCAGCTATACATACCTATGTGTTTGAATTAGAAATTGAGGAAGATGTAATACAGGCGATAAAAAATGAAGAGTTATTTATTGTATACCAGCCAAAGGTTAATGGAATTACCAATGCTGTTGTTGGGGTGGAAACCTTACTTCGTTGGAACCATCCGACTCATGGTTTCTTATCCCCAGCGATTTTTATTCCCATTTTAGAAAGAAATAATCGAATTGTTCATGTGACAGATTGGATAATTGAACGAGTTTGTCAGCAAATAGCAGATTGGAAAAGAGATGGAATTACATTTAAGCAAGTAGCAATCAATATTCCTGGGCAATATGTGACTTCCCCACTATTATTGGATGTACTAAAAAGCACTTTACGTAAATATAGGGTAGAGCCACATGAAATAGAATTAGAAATTACTGAAACTAGCTTTGTGGAAAATATAGAGAACGCTATACAAGCAGTAAGCACTTTCCGCAAGGAAGGATTCTCTGTAGCATTAGACGATTTCGGTACTGGTGTATCTTCCTTGTCATATTTAAAAAAAATGCCTATCTCCACATTGAAAATTGATAAATCCTTTATAGATGGTATACCAGAATCGAAAAAAGACTCGTCCATAATGCAAGCAATAATCGATTTAGGGCATTCGTTAAATCTGGCAATCATATTCGAAGGAGTCGAAACAGAGGAACAAGTAAAATTCTTAACTACTACATGTGAAAAACCGATTATACAAGGCTATTATTTCGCCAGGCCGATGAAAGCGGATGAGCTTGTACAATGGCATAAAGAATTTTGTCCTTCATTAAATAAGAGTGTCAGGTATTAA
- a CDS encoding sporulation protein, with amino-acid sequence MSFFNKVLASVGIGGAKVDTKLEKSEYVAGETMRGVVEIYGGNIEQQIDSIYLTVYTTYIRESDDRKYTDVASVINYKVNEPLTIGVNETKVVPFSFALPVDTPITIGNTRVWVGTGLDIKNGADPKDKDFIGVRPTSLAAQILDEIERLGFRLRKAECEQASRRYHNKFPFVQEFEFIPTSAVYRGRLDELEILFLSQTEQSADVLIQVDRRARGFGGFLSEALEMDESHIRLTITTRDLPTLQEKLKQVITKYA; translated from the coding sequence ATGTCGTTTTTTAATAAAGTCCTTGCAAGTGTTGGAATTGGTGGAGCCAAAGTAGATACAAAACTGGAAAAGTCAGAGTATGTTGCTGGCGAAACAATGAGAGGCGTTGTTGAAATTTATGGGGGAAATATAGAACAACAAATAGACTCCATTTATTTAACAGTGTATACAACGTATATCCGTGAATCGGACGATAGAAAATACACAGATGTTGCTTCGGTGATTAACTATAAAGTAAACGAGCCTTTAACAATAGGAGTTAATGAAACGAAAGTAGTTCCATTTTCATTTGCCCTTCCAGTGGATACACCAATCACTATAGGAAATACGAGAGTATGGGTTGGCACAGGACTAGATATTAAAAATGGTGCAGATCCTAAAGACAAAGATTTCATAGGAGTGAGACCAACAAGTCTTGCTGCTCAGATTTTAGACGAAATAGAACGACTAGGATTTAGATTGAGAAAAGCGGAATGTGAGCAAGCTTCTAGAAGATACCACAATAAGTTTCCGTTCGTTCAGGAATTTGAATTCATTCCTACTAGCGCAGTATATAGAGGAAGATTAGATGAATTAGAGATTTTGTTCCTTTCCCAAACGGAACAATCAGCAGATGTACTTATTCAAGTAGACCGAAGAGCACGAGGATTTGGAGGTTTTCTTTCAGAGGCATTAGAAATGGATGAAAGTCACATTAGACTAACGATCACTACAAGAGACTTACCAACTTTACAGGAAAAATTAAAACAAGTCATTACTAAATACGCTTGA
- a CDS encoding TetR/AcrR family transcriptional regulator translates to MKSKQEQRSEETKQEILKSAGNLFAEKGFDAVTIREIAKNAGCSHTTIYLYFKDKEALLHQLSMPSLQELQEQFNEILKINTLSSEGKLKEISREYITFCLRNRSMYDVFFNAKSSRVDEEPELEINKLRIEIFDIMKELIQIILSLPNNDQLLAFSRIYYYSLNGILSTYSYQHEPLGVLMERLTPTFDLAVDILILGFKEKLK, encoded by the coding sequence TTGAAAAGTAAACAAGAGCAACGTTCAGAAGAAACAAAACAAGAAATTTTAAAGTCTGCTGGGAATTTATTCGCCGAAAAGGGTTTTGATGCAGTAACGATAAGAGAAATAGCAAAGAATGCAGGTTGTTCACATACGACGATTTATCTTTATTTTAAAGATAAGGAAGCATTGCTTCATCAGCTCTCTATGCCATCTTTACAAGAATTACAAGAACAATTCAACGAAATTTTGAAAATAAATACATTATCTTCAGAAGGTAAACTAAAAGAAATTAGTCGTGAGTATATTACATTTTGCCTACGAAATCGAAGTATGTATGATGTTTTTTTCAATGCTAAATCTTCCAGAGTAGACGAAGAACCTGAATTAGAGATCAATAAACTTCGAATAGAAATTTTTGACATAATGAAAGAGCTCATTCAGATAATTCTTTCTCTACCAAACAACGATCAACTGCTAGCATTTTCTCGTATTTATTATTACAGCTTGAATGGGATCTTGAGTACGTACTCGTATCAACATGAACCGCTTGGAGTGTTAATGGAAAGACTCACACCTACGTTTGACCTTGCAGTGGATATTCTTATTTTAGGTTTTAAAGAAAAATTAAAGTAA
- a CDS encoding DUF2971 domain-containing protein, translating to MNKLSMEKMDFKSLVPFISNEFKKYFTKNIKALYHYTNLDGALGIISNKIFWASHIKFMNDSKEYSHGLEVCESIVKKLINELPLDNPRRSYLEEVFAILEEQDTDIFVVSFSESGDLLSQWRGYSRSQYGISIGFDFTSLFDDSFQLSEQSFFPRKVIYDQKVQERIIRRIIDVALISVELSGMQPDYAPKEVARTIGYFLPLFKHSTFSEEKEWRIIVTNSKSMHYQHDLNFRARDNIILPYIEMKMHNKAKENNNKLPINQLIIGPSGTNEFTARSVKYFLKNSGYSSVPIKVSKIPYR from the coding sequence ATGAATAAGCTAAGTATGGAAAAAATGGATTTCAAGTCACTTGTCCCTTTTATAAGTAACGAGTTTAAAAAATATTTCACTAAAAATATTAAGGCTTTATATCATTATACGAATCTTGATGGAGCACTTGGAATTATTAGTAACAAAATTTTTTGGGCATCCCATATTAAGTTTATGAATGATTCAAAAGAGTATAGTCATGGATTAGAGGTTTGTGAAAGTATAGTAAAAAAACTGATCAATGAACTCCCGTTGGACAATCCTAGAAGAAGTTATTTAGAAGAGGTTTTTGCAATTTTAGAGGAACAGGATACTGATATTTTTGTTGTTTCTTTTAGCGAGAGTGGCGACTTACTAAGTCAATGGAGAGGTTATAGTAGAAGCCAATACGGGATATCTATTGGTTTTGACTTCACCTCTTTATTCGATGACTCCTTTCAATTAAGTGAACAAAGTTTCTTTCCCCGCAAAGTAATTTATGATCAAAAAGTACAAGAACGAATTATTAGGCGTATTATAGATGTAGCCTTAATAAGCGTGGAGTTGAGTGGTATGCAACCGGACTATGCACCTAAAGAGGTAGCGCGAACAATCGGGTACTTTTTGCCGCTATTTAAGCATTCCACTTTTTCTGAGGAAAAGGAATGGCGTATTATTGTGACAAACTCCAAAAGTATGCATTATCAACATGATTTAAACTTCCGCGCAAGAGACAATATTATATTGCCTTATATAGAAATGAAGATGCACAATAAAGCAAAAGAGAACAATAATAAACTACCTATAAACCAACTAATAATCGGACCATCTGGAACAAATGAATTTACTGCACGAAGCGTTAAATATTTTTTGAAAAACAGTGGCTATTCTTCTGTTCCGATTAAAGTATCAAAAATTCCTTATAGATAA
- a CDS encoding YrdB family protein, giving the protein MIIAQYTVYGLIFLMELCALAAFSYWGFHLNYGWFLKLLFGIGTPLLVAIFWGAFIAPKANFPVIIPVRIILQLIVFALATASLYFSGNSRLAVIYGVVVMIGMTLMYTGGR; this is encoded by the coding sequence ATGATAATCGCTCAATATACAGTGTATGGTCTGATTTTTCTAATGGAATTATGTGCGCTTGCTGCATTTTCGTATTGGGGTTTTCATCTGAACTACGGCTGGTTTTTAAAGTTATTATTTGGAATTGGTACCCCTCTTCTTGTTGCTATTTTTTGGGGGGCATTCATTGCCCCTAAAGCTAATTTTCCTGTAATTATTCCAGTTCGAATTATTTTACAGCTAATTGTATTTGCTTTAGCAACTGCCTCCCTATATTTTTCTGGAAATAGTAGGCTTGCGGTTATATATGGAGTAGTAGTTATGATAGGAATGACTTTGATGTATACAGGAGGTCGTTAG
- a CDS encoding GntR family transcriptional regulator — MIFISTDIETQIIDDIMHQIVSKSMEHGKKLPSENELATKYKVPRMTVRNALTKLEERGYIYSKQGKGRYLKEESIQIQLHLTGKTSFTDKMRQSGYELKTENVVCEKISYNEQIYQSLNLNKEDSVFKVARIRYINEEPIAIHSSFVSETTFPRIAQDGPKIESMFAYYRNLGYKEFTSKKSLLSITFPTSSEQHLLSCKSMVPLIVVESDCIDVDSNKVLEHTKILYRSDKFKYDITMG; from the coding sequence ATGATTTTTATTTCAACAGATATAGAAACTCAAATTATTGATGACATTATGCATCAAATTGTTTCAAAGTCAATGGAACATGGGAAGAAACTCCCTTCTGAAAATGAACTTGCTACAAAATATAAAGTACCAAGAATGACAGTGAGAAATGCTCTAACGAAACTAGAAGAACGAGGATATATATATTCTAAACAAGGAAAAGGAAGATACTTAAAAGAAGAGTCTATACAAATTCAATTGCATCTGACTGGGAAAACAAGTTTTACAGATAAAATGAGGCAATCAGGTTATGAATTAAAGACGGAAAATGTTGTTTGCGAAAAGATTTCTTATAATGAACAAATATATCAAAGCCTGAATTTAAACAAAGAAGATAGTGTCTTTAAAGTGGCAAGAATACGCTATATCAATGAGGAGCCAATTGCTATTCATTCTTCCTTTGTGAGTGAAACAACGTTTCCAAGAATTGCGCAGGATGGACCTAAGATTGAGTCGATGTTTGCATATTATCGAAACCTAGGTTATAAGGAATTTACAAGTAAAAAAAGTCTGTTAAGTATTACATTTCCGACTTCAAGTGAACAACACTTACTATCCTGTAAAAGCATGGTGCCGCTCATTGTTGTAGAGAGTGATTGTATAGATGTTGACTCCAATAAAGTATTAGAACATACAAAAATACTTTATCGAAGCGATAAATTTAAATACGATATAACGATGGGATGA
- a CDS encoding quaternary amine ABC transporter ATP-binding protein: MTIKLKIENVSKIFGPRPKKAIQMVKNGVSKEEILAKTGHTVGVYNASMEIMEGETFVIMGLSGSGKSTLIRCLNLLNRPTSGAIYVDGENVVEYNKNQLRYYRQKKIAMVFQHFGLFSHRTVLENIEYGLEIRGMSKTERLQIAQKHLETVGLKGYENKYPDELSGGMRQRVGIARALANDPDILLMDEPFSALDPLIRREMQLELLDIQNRLQKTIIFITHDVNEAFKIGDRVAVMKDGKVEQIGTPEEILDKPASNYISEFIRDIDRSKILQAENIMMKPFGLVSLKDGLQVAAKVMNENGISSAFVADRKRQLQGIVTIDQAIDGIKQKKTLQEVMSTDVKTVRPDEYVQDIIPLVLESKYPLVVTDEDKTIKGIILRVHVLASLISDNVEEE, encoded by the coding sequence ATGACAATAAAATTAAAAATTGAGAACGTATCAAAAATCTTCGGTCCTCGACCTAAAAAGGCAATACAAATGGTTAAAAATGGTGTTTCTAAAGAAGAAATTCTTGCAAAGACAGGACATACAGTTGGTGTTTACAATGCTTCCATGGAAATTATGGAAGGAGAAACATTTGTTATTATGGGGCTGTCAGGAAGTGGAAAATCTACTTTAATCAGATGTCTAAACCTATTGAATCGTCCAACTTCAGGAGCGATATATGTTGATGGAGAAAATGTTGTGGAATACAACAAAAACCAATTAAGATATTATCGTCAGAAAAAAATAGCGATGGTATTTCAGCACTTTGGCTTGTTTAGCCATCGAACAGTGTTGGAAAATATCGAATATGGTCTTGAAATTAGAGGGATGTCAAAAACAGAAAGACTACAAATTGCTCAAAAACATCTAGAAACAGTTGGGTTAAAAGGATATGAAAATAAATATCCAGACGAACTATCTGGAGGTATGAGACAACGGGTAGGTATAGCACGTGCACTTGCTAACGATCCAGACATTCTGCTGATGGATGAGCCTTTCAGTGCACTTGACCCACTGATTCGACGAGAAATGCAGCTTGAGTTACTAGATATTCAAAATAGACTTCAAAAAACGATCATTTTCATCACACATGATGTAAATGAAGCATTTAAAATTGGTGATCGAGTTGCTGTAATGAAAGATGGAAAAGTAGAACAAATAGGTACTCCAGAAGAAATATTAGACAAGCCTGCTAGCAACTATATTTCTGAGTTTATTCGAGACATTGACCGCTCGAAAATATTACAGGCCGAGAATATCATGATGAAACCATTTGGACTAGTGTCATTAAAAGATGGTTTACAAGTAGCGGCGAAAGTTATGAATGAAAATGGTATTTCTAGTGCGTTTGTTGCCGATCGTAAACGTCAATTGCAGGGTATTGTTACAATTGATCAAGCGATAGATGGGATAAAACAGAAGAAGACATTGCAAGAAGTAATGTCAACAGATGTCAAAACGGTACGACCTGATGAATATGTACAAGATATTATTCCGCTAGTGCTCGAGTCTAAATATCCGCTTGTAGTAACAGATGAGGATAAAACAATTAAAGGAATCATTTTACGAGTACACGTATTGGCAAGCTTGATCAGTGATAATGTAGAAGAAGAGTAG